CCCCCTTCAGTGGATTTTATTACCAGAGTTATATTGAGAACGATCTGACCGATTTCATTTTTCAGTTCGTACAGATTAGCGGGgtttattaaattaggcaGAAACAAGAATCGGTACTTGAAGCATATGGATCTCTTCTCGGTTGCCACTTATACAGCATCATCCCACAGTGAGAATGCCAGTCACCACAAGATAAAATTCAGTTTTGATCTTAGCCAATACTGGAGTAGAACTCTCATTAAACGACGCACGAGACCCTCGGATTAATTGTTATCTGATCTAATCTCCATGTAAATTCATATCGAAACCAGACaagaggaggcaagaaaactcaggaacATATTCCAAGCGACAAAAAGATCAAGTAGACTTAGTACAAACTAGTTAAAGCCTAAGACTGATTATTTTGGCACCTTGATTGAGAGACAGAGGTTTCCTTCCCCCGATGGCCAGAGCCCAAGTGAAATTGTAAACGAAAAGATCCAATGCAAACACCATCGTGTATCTGCAGTGGAACGTGATTCGTCGTGTGATGTTGTGTGGGATGCTTATCGCGATAACCCGCAATGGAAGGTAGGTAGTTCGTGGTGGTTATCCTGCTGTTTCTAGCTGTCTTCTATTTTCACAAGTTCACGATTGCCTCCGTTGCAGGTCAAGCATTCGACTCAAGTCACAAGACTCGGCTTCAATGACATCCTGGCCTGGCACATCCCGTCCTGTTTGGCTCGGATACAGAATCACCAGAGAGAAACCTTACCACTTCAACATTTGTCATCGACATCTGACGTTACGGGCCGAAGCACAAGAAAATTATGAGAGGTGTCGCAGCCGGGCCTCCGTCACCTATACGGACAAGGGGTCGTGCAAATACCTTTGCCTTTAGCAAGGTACGAgataaaatatttctttGATTCATTGTCAGTGTTCAAGCGAACGAATCCGATCCACCAAATTTCGTTATCGTGAGGCCGCAAGGCGGTGTAAGGGAAGGGCAGCAGCACAACACGACAGAAAGCCGCAAAAAAGCAACCAAACCTGGGGTGAGGGGACCCCACGCCCGGAAAGTCTGGGAGCTTGGGGAGAAGGAGGTTCAAGGTGCATCTACCATCACATCACAACGTCAAATCGAATGGAAGACGGGTCAGAAGACGGATGACCCCATATATAACATGCGTTGGAAATGCAAACATCGGCCGAGAACATACCCCAGAAAACGGCACCTGGGAACCTTCAAAAAGCAATCGCAAAGTCATGATATCGCAACAGCACCACGCGACATGACATGATACCGGTGGTGCCAATTCGGACAGACCCGGAACTCAGCATAGGTCTCGTGAGCGGcagctggtggtggttcCTGCAGCATACCGTACCGTACTGTAGTTGCGCCCAGACAGACGGGTCCAGGCAAACATTTGACCATGAATTGAGGCTGACGGCCCGGGTAAGAGCACGGGACAAGTGTGATGAGATTTGGATCTATCGATGTCTACGCCAATACCAATATCAATGCCTGTTTACTGGAGCTGACTCGGTCGGTTCTAGGCTCGGCGTCTTGTCGGTGTCTGGGGTGAAATGCCTAAATTCACACAACCAAGGGCAATATTCTCAATGGCTACTGCatatcctcaacaccatctttctGAGCTTTTGACGCCGAAGATTGACCTTAAATGCCTGATATCTGGTTGCTGTCTTCGGGACCATGCCGGGAGGATCCGGAGGCAGGTCACCATGAGACAGCTGCAACGAAGGTTGAGCTAGCGGCTACGTACAGGTCTCTGGCAGGTCTGTGGCTTTCCTCCCCCACCATCTGATCGGCAAAGGGAAATGGAAATTTTACAGAGTGGAGGTTCCCCCGGTAAGAGACCGGAAGGGATATGATGAAGTCAGATTCAGGAGTGGTTTTGGAGCACCCGACCTTCTGTCGTCCCCTACAGGACCGTCTCCGAGCCACCACCATACAGGGCATCTCGACCGTCCCGGGGCCTCTACAGACACGCACGGCGTCCATCCGAGCGGCGGCGGGGAGGTTTGGCCCGCGACAGTGGATCAGAAACGCGGGCTTTAGCGGGGCAACGACGTAATCCCATTGGCCTGTCTCCATTCCATCGTCATTCATGATGGAGCCACGACCTTGAGAAAGACGATGCAAGCCGCATGCTCAACATGaattttttttctctttcgtgTTTGTGATGGAGCAAACTCAATTACCTTGACTAAAGTACAGGTATCTTCTTGCTATAGCAGCGATAAGCTGCACCGTATCAAGTGTGATACTCGGCTGGTTGGGTCCCCCTCTTAGCCTCAAAACcgactccatcttcatcccgagctaccttaccttaccttaccgTAGCTACCTGCATACCCTTACCTTACTTCACCTTGGACTTCTGTCACTTGACCTCTCTTATCCTCATCGGCCTTCTGTCCCTTGAACTATTCGCTACGCTACCCCAGGCACGGTTGCTACTCTATAGAGCAACTAGTtaaagctgctgctgctgtccatccatctcgatttcttttcctttcatCCATAGACCGCTCGCTCACTATTCGACCCCTCACTCTATCCCCCACTTCATCCTCAGATAGCTTCTCCCCGAAGTCTTGGTTCCATTGCCCCGGGTGCCTTTACTGCAGATCACATCTAATTAATCTGAATCTTGCTCTTCTCGGCCAGTTCAACTTTGGGGTTGCATATACAGAACGATAGAGCTTCGACTGGCTCTATTTACTGCATCGAGCAAAGTTGCATTGGGGCCACTTCATTGGGGTCAACTTGGCGTATCATCGACGTGAATCTACTCCGTTGGGACGGGAAGGAACATACCATCCATCTACGTGCCGTGGCTTCCTCATCTGATCTCAACCAACTGGCTGGCTACTTTCGGATCCAGTCGTCGGAAAGAACTCACTCAGGTCTTTCCTTTCTCCTCACTCACCCTCCCCTCTGTAGAGTCTACCTCGGCTCACACGGCCACTAGCATTCAAACTCCTACACTCTATCGCTCGTCTTCGATTAGACTATCGTCTTTCCAATCTCATCCCCTTCTTTGTTTGATGCCTCTGCAGTATTGGAGCTTCATCAGATTTGATCAGTGCCTGGCCCTCGTTTGTGAACCTTGATTGCTCTGCTCGGTAGCAATCGCTTTCAATTTCACCGCCCAAGCAACTTACACCCAATTTGTCGCAAACCGTCAGCCACGATGCCTTCTCGAACTAACGGTGTTGGCGTTCAGGCCGAAGATACCAGGATCTGCGTGGTCATGGTCGGTCTACCAGCCCGAGGCAAGAGTTATATTGCCCAAAGAGGTAGGTTCCATTTctatctgcatctgcatcatgcGCCATCATAGCTAACCAACTTCTCAGCTCAGCGATATCTTCAGTGGCTCTCCATTCCTGCACAGACTTTCAACGTTGGCAACTACCGCCGCAATGATGCACCACAACCCACGGCCGATTTTTTCGATATCAACAATCCCGAAGGAGAACGCACACGTCGTGCTGCCgccgaggctgctgttgCCGACATGCTCGCCTGGTTTCGTTCTGGCGGCATTGTTGGTATTCTTGATGCTACCAATTCTACTCTGGAACGCCGCAAGTGGGTCCTGGAGGTCTGCAACGAAAACGGTATCGAGGTTCTCTTTGTCGAGAGCAAGtgcgacgacgaagagctcatcatggccaatATCCGAGATGTCAAGACTACCAGCCCGGACTATCGCGGACAGGATCCTGAGACTGCCGCCCTCGATTTCCGTAACCGCATTCGCAACTACGAAAAGGTGTACTGCACCATTGACGCTGATGGTAAAGAGTCTCACCTAACTTacctcaagatcatggaTGTCGGTAAGCAAGTCATTATCAGCCGTATCCGAGATTATCTCCAAAGTCGCATTGTGTACTATCTTATGAATCTACACATCCGTCCTCGTTCAGTTTGGCTATCAAGAGTAAGAGTGATTACGTTGCGCGATCAAATCAATCACTGACAATCTTTATAGCATGGCGAATCCTTGTATAACATTGACGGAAGAATTGGCGGTGATACACTCCTCTCTCCTCGTGGTGAACAGTATGCGAGAAAACTTCCTGAGCTCGTCCGAAAATCAGTTGGTGTAAGTCCAGCCGCACCCTAACAATTTTTATGTGGCTAACACTGGGTAGGACGATCGACCACTAACAGTATGGACCTCAACTTTGCGACGCACTATTGCTACTTCTCGTTTCCTTCCCCAGCACTACAATCAACTCCAGTGGAAGGCGctcgatgagcttgactCAGGAGTATGCGACGGCTTGACTTAccaggagatcaaggaccgATATCCCGAGGACTTTGCCGCCCGTGATGAAGACAAGTACAACTACCGATATCGTGGCGGGGAGTCGTACCGTGATGTTGTTATCCGCCTGGAACCCATCATCATGGAATTGGAACGAAGTGAGGATATTCTTATCGTTACCCACCAAGCTGTGTTACGATGTATATATGCATACTTCATGAAGAAGGACCAGTCTAAGAGCCCTTGGATGAATGTGCCCCTACACACCTTGATAAAACTTACCCCAGGAGCCTACGGTACCGAGGAAGTTCGCTATGAGGCCAATATTCCTGCTGTCAGCACCTGGAGAGGCAAGGGCAGCACCGCCAAGCACGAGAACCCAGCCCCTGATGTCATGTAATACGATATACAACATTTTCAAGTTTCACAAGAGTGTACTTGAGTATACGGCGAGCATGCGCCCGGTGGATGACTGTTACGATTTGAAATGAGCGTGCATATGGAACAGATTTAGGGGTACGATGACACGGCAAAGCATTTTTAACGAGCATTCTATGACTACTTgctatgaagaagagagctCGTACGATATCCGCAGGAACCTAGGGCTCGGGAGTAAACACATACACGGTATAATGCCACGAAAGGCACAATGGTAGGGCTTCGGTACGGCTCTGTACAGGATCAACGGCGTTCTTTGCTATTTGTCTGATAGTGGATCAGGCTGGATAATGATTAGTGCCTATATAAAAATGACA
This genomic stretch from Fusarium fujikuroi IMI 58289 draft genome, chromosome FFUJ_chr09 harbors:
- a CDS encoding probable fructose-2,6-bisphosphate 2-phosphatase, producing MPSRTNGVGVQAEDTRICVVMVGLPARGKSYIAQRAQRYLQWLSIPAQTFNVGNYRRNDAPQPTADFFDINNPEGERTRRAAAEAAVADMLAWFRSGGIVGILDATNSTLERRKWVLEVCNENGIEVLFVESKCDDEELIMANIRDVKTTSPDYRGQDPETAALDFRNRIRNYEKVYCTIDADGKESHLTYLKIMDVGKQVIISRIRDYLQSRIVYYLMNLHIRPRSVWLSRHGESLYNIDGRIGGDTLLSPRGEQYARKLPELVRKSVGDDRPLTVWTSTLRRTIATSRFLPQHYNQLQWKALDELDSGVCDGLTYQEIKDRYPEDFAARDEDKYNYRYRGGESYRDVVIRLEPIIMELERSEDILIVTHQAVLRCIYAYFMKKDQSKSPWMNVPLHTLIKLTPGAYGTEEVRYEANIPAVSTWRGKGSTAKHENPAPDVM